Proteins from a genomic interval of Streptomyces sp. Tu6071:
- a CDS encoding vitamin B12-dependent ribonucleotide reductase, whose amino-acid sequence MTETASGPARGTRKNTKAGKGLKVERIHTTPGVHPYDEVSWELRDVVMTNWRDGSINFEQRGVEFPDFWSVNAVNIVTSKYFRGALGTPQRETGLKQLIDRIVKTYRKSGEENQYFASPADAEIFEHELAYALLHQIFSFNSPVWFNVGTPQPQQVSACFILSVDDSMESILNWYKEEGMIFKGGSGAGLNLSRIRSSKELLTSGGNASGPVSFMRGADASAGTIKSGGATRRAAKMVILDVDHPDVENFIETKVKEEEKIRALRDAGFDMDLGGDDITSVQYQNANNSVRVNDEFMTAVETAGKFGLRSRLTGEVIEEVEAKSLFRKMAEAAWACADPGIQYDDTINNWHTCPESGRINGSNPCSEYMHLDNTSCNLASLNLMKFLKDDGKGNQSFEVERFAKLVELVITAMDISICFADFPTEKIGENTRAFRQLGIGYANLGALLMATGHAYDSEGGRSLAGAITSLMTGTAYRRSAELAAVVGPYEGYARNATAHKRVMKQHADANGVAVRIDDLDTPVWAAATEAWQDVLRVGEKNGFRNAQASVLAPTGTIGLAMSCDTTGVEPDLALVKFKKLVGGGSMQIVNGTVPQALRRLGYQEEQIEAIVAHIAENGNVVDAPALKPEHYEVFDCAMGDRAISPMGHVRMMAAIQPWISGAISKTVNMPESATVEEVEEIYFEAWKLGIKALAIYRDNCKVGQPLSAKKKEEKKAEITEKSEETIRAAVEKVVEYRPVRKRLPKGRPGITTSFTVGGAEGYMTANSYPDDGLGEVFLKMSKQGSTLAGMMDAFSIAVSVGLQYGVPLETYVSKFTNMRFEPAGMTDDPDVRLAQSIVDYIFRRLALDFLPFETRSALGIHSAEERQRHLDTGSYEPAEAESDTEALAQSAPVQKTTVVTGTDEAATPAPREAHTSAELVEMQLGISADAPLCLSCGTKMQRAGSCYICEGCGSTSGCS is encoded by the coding sequence ATGACAGAGACGGCGAGTGGTCCGGCACGCGGGACCCGTAAGAACACGAAGGCGGGCAAGGGGCTCAAGGTCGAGCGCATCCACACCACCCCCGGGGTCCACCCCTACGACGAGGTGAGCTGGGAGCTGCGCGACGTCGTCATGACCAACTGGCGTGACGGTTCGATCAACTTCGAGCAGCGTGGCGTCGAGTTCCCCGACTTCTGGTCGGTCAACGCGGTCAACATCGTCACCAGCAAGTACTTCCGCGGTGCCCTCGGCACCCCGCAGCGCGAGACCGGGCTCAAGCAGCTCATCGACCGCATCGTGAAGACCTACCGGAAGTCCGGCGAGGAGAACCAGTACTTCGCCTCCCCGGCTGACGCCGAGATCTTCGAGCACGAGCTCGCCTACGCGCTCCTCCACCAGATCTTCAGCTTCAACTCGCCGGTCTGGTTCAACGTCGGCACTCCCCAGCCGCAGCAGGTCTCCGCCTGCTTCATCCTCTCCGTGGACGACTCCATGGAGTCGATCCTGAACTGGTACAAGGAAGAGGGGATGATCTTCAAGGGCGGCTCGGGCGCCGGTCTCAACCTGTCCCGTATCCGTTCCTCGAAGGAACTCCTCACCTCCGGCGGCAACGCCTCGGGTCCCGTCTCCTTCATGCGCGGCGCCGACGCCTCGGCCGGCACCATCAAGTCCGGCGGCGCCACGCGCCGTGCGGCCAAGATGGTCATCCTCGATGTCGACCACCCGGACGTGGAGAACTTCATCGAGACCAAGGTCAAGGAGGAGGAGAAGATCCGCGCCCTGCGCGACGCGGGCTTCGACATGGACCTGGGCGGCGACGACATCACCTCCGTCCAGTACCAGAACGCCAACAACTCCGTCCGCGTCAACGACGAGTTCATGACGGCCGTCGAGACCGCCGGGAAGTTCGGCCTGCGCTCCCGCCTCACCGGCGAGGTCATCGAAGAGGTCGAGGCGAAGAGCCTCTTTCGGAAGATGGCCGAGGCCGCCTGGGCCTGCGCGGACCCCGGCATCCAGTACGACGACACCATCAACAACTGGCACACCTGCCCCGAGTCCGGCCGGATCAACGGCTCGAACCCGTGCAGCGAGTACATGCACCTGGACAACACCTCGTGCAACCTGGCCTCGCTCAACCTCATGAAGTTCCTCAAGGACGACGGCAAGGGCAACCAGTCCTTCGAGGTGGAGCGCTTCGCCAAGCTCGTCGAGCTGGTCATCACCGCGATGGACATCTCCATCTGCTTCGCCGACTTCCCGACCGAGAAGATCGGCGAGAACACTCGCGCCTTCCGTCAGCTCGGCATCGGCTACGCCAACCTGGGCGCCCTCCTCATGGCGACGGGCCACGCCTACGACTCCGAGGGCGGTCGCTCGCTCGCCGGAGCCATCACCTCCCTCATGACCGGCACGGCCTACCGCCGCTCCGCCGAACTCGCCGCGGTCGTCGGCCCGTACGAGGGCTACGCCCGCAACGCCACGGCCCACAAGCGCGTCATGAAGCAGCACGCCGACGCCAACGGTGTCGCCGTCCGCATCGACGACCTCGACACCCCCGTCTGGGCCGCGGCCACCGAAGCCTGGCAGGACGTCCTCCGCGTCGGTGAGAAGAACGGTTTCCGCAACGCGCAGGCGAGCGTGCTCGCCCCGACCGGCACCATCGGGCTCGCGATGTCGTGCGACACCACCGGCGTCGAGCCCGACCTCGCCCTGGTCAAGTTCAAGAAGCTCGTCGGCGGCGGCTCGATGCAGATCGTCAACGGCACGGTCCCGCAGGCCCTGCGCCGCCTGGGGTACCAGGAGGAGCAGATCGAGGCGATCGTCGCGCACATCGCCGAGAACGGGAACGTCGTCGACGCGCCCGCGCTCAAGCCCGAGCACTACGAGGTCTTCGACTGCGCGATGGGCGACCGCGCCATCTCGCCGATGGGCCACGTGCGGATGATGGCGGCGATCCAGCCGTGGATCTCCGGCGCCATCTCCAAGACGGTCAACATGCCCGAGTCGGCCACCGTCGAAGAGGTCGAGGAGATCTACTTCGAGGCGTGGAAGCTCGGTATCAAGGCCCTCGCGATCTACCGCGACAACTGTAAGGTCGGCCAGCCCCTCTCCGCCAAGAAGAAGGAGGAGAAGAAGGCCGAGATCACGGAGAAGTCCGAGGAGACCATCCGCGCGGCGGTCGAGAAGGTCGTCGAGTACCGCCCGGTGCGCAAGCGCCTCCCCAAGGGCCGTCCCGGCATTACCACCTCCTTCACGGTGGGCGGCGCCGAGGGCTACATGACCGCCAACTCCTACCCCGACGACGGCCTCGGCGAGGTCTTCCTCAAGATGTCCAAGCAGGGGTCGACCCTCGCGGGCATGATGGACGCCTTCTCCATCGCCGTCTCGGTGGGTCTCCAGTACGGCGTCCCGCTGGAGACGTACGTCTCGAAGTTCACCAACATGCGCTTCGAGCCGGCCGGAATGACCGACGACCCGGACGTGCGCCTGGCGCAGTCCATCGTCGACTACATCTTCCGGCGCCTGGCCCTGGACTTCCTCCCGTTCGAGACCCGCTCCGCCCTCGGCATCCACTCCGCCGAGGAGCGCCAGCGTCACCTCGACACCGGTTCCTACGAACCGGCGGAAGCGGAGTCCGACACCGAAGCGCTGGCCCAGTCCGCGCCGGTCCAGAAGACGACGGTCGTGACCGGCACCGACGAGGCCGCCACTCCGGCCCCGCGAGAGGCCCACACCTCCGCCGAACTGGTCGAGATGCAGCTCGGTATCAGTGCCGACGCCCCGCTCTGCCTCTCCTGCGGCACGAAGATGCAGCGCGCCGGCTCCTGCTACATCTGCGAGGGCTGCGGCTCGACGAGCGGGTGCAGCTGA
- the nrdR gene encoding transcriptional regulator NrdR, which yields MHCPFCRHPDSRVVDSRTTDDGAAIRRRRQCPDCTRRFTTVESCSLMVIKRSGVTEPFSRTKVINGVRKACQGRPVTEDALALLGQRVEEALRATGNAELSTHDVGLAILGPLQELDLVAYLRFASVYRAFDSLEDFEAAIAELRVHPEVPTPAGARE from the coding sequence GTGCACTGTCCCTTCTGCAGGCATCCGGACAGTCGGGTCGTGGACAGTCGGACCACTGACGACGGGGCGGCCATTCGCCGCCGCCGGCAGTGCCCGGACTGCACCCGTCGATTCACCACCGTCGAGTCCTGCTCACTGATGGTGATCAAGCGGAGCGGTGTCACGGAGCCCTTCAGTCGTACGAAGGTGATCAACGGAGTGCGTAAGGCGTGCCAGGGTCGCCCCGTCACGGAGGACGCCTTGGCCCTGCTCGGTCAGCGCGTCGAAGAGGCGCTGCGGGCGACAGGGAACGCCGAGCTGAGTACGCACGATGTCGGTCTCGCCATACTGGGGCCGCTTCAGGAGCTGGACCTCGTCGCCTACCTGCGGTTCGCGTCCGTGTACCGGGCGTTCGACTCGCTGGAGGACTTCGAGGCCGCCATCGCCGAGTTGCGCGTACATCCCGAGGTTCCCACCCCGGCGGGCGCGCGCGAGTGA
- the lexA gene encoding transcriptional repressor LexA, with protein sequence MTTTADSATITAQDRSQGRFQPARALGNESATLQEGGKPARSLPGRPPGIRADSTGLTDRQRRVIEVIRDSVQRRGYPPSMREIGQAVGLSSTSSVAHQLMALERKGFLRRDPHRPRAYEVRGSDQPSPQPADTTGKPAASYVPLVGRIAAGGPILAEESVEDVFPLPRQLVGDGELFVLKVVGDSMIEAAICDGDWVTVRRQPVAENGDIVAAMLDGEATVKRFKREDGHVWLLPHNAAYQPIPGDEATILGKVVAVLRRI encoded by the coding sequence GTGACCACCACAGCCGACAGTGCCACCATCACTGCCCAGGACCGCTCCCAGGGACGATTCCAGCCGGCCCGGGCGCTCGGCAATGAGAGCGCCACGCTCCAGGAGGGCGGCAAGCCCGCGCGCTCACTCCCTGGACGACCTCCTGGCATCCGGGCGGACAGCACCGGACTGACCGACCGGCAACGACGGGTCATCGAGGTGATCAGGGATTCGGTGCAGCGACGGGGCTATCCGCCGTCGATGCGTGAGATCGGCCAGGCGGTCGGGCTCTCCAGCACCTCTTCCGTGGCGCACCAGCTCATGGCCCTCGAACGGAAGGGCTTCCTGCGACGCGACCCGCACCGCCCTCGCGCCTACGAGGTGCGCGGCTCGGATCAGCCGAGCCCGCAGCCGGCCGACACCACCGGCAAGCCCGCCGCCTCCTACGTTCCTCTGGTCGGCCGGATCGCGGCCGGTGGCCCGATCCTCGCCGAGGAGTCCGTCGAGGACGTCTTTCCGCTTCCCCGGCAGCTCGTGGGCGACGGCGAGCTGTTCGTCCTCAAGGTGGTCGGCGACTCCATGATCGAGGCGGCCATCTGTGACGGCGACTGGGTCACCGTGCGGCGCCAGCCCGTGGCGGAGAACGGCGACATCGTGGCCGCGATGCTCGACGGTGAGGCGACGGTGAAGCGGTTCAAGCGCGAGGACGGCCATGTCTGGCTGCTCCCGCACAACGCTGCGTACCAGCCCATCCCCGGCGACGAGGCGACCATCCTCGGCAAGGTCGTCGCCGTCCTCCGGCGCATCTGA
- a CDS encoding ATP-dependent DNA helicase translates to MTKPSLPELLHAAVAAVGGTERPGQVAMAEAVEAAIDDGSHLLVQAGTGTGKSLGYLVPALAHGERVVVATATLALQRQLVERDLPRTVEALHPVLRRRPEYAMLKGRSNYLCLHRLHEGMPKDEEEALFDQFEAAAPSSKLGQDLLRLRDWADETETGDRDGLSPGVSDRAWAQVSVSSRECLGASRCAYGAECFAETARERAKLADVVVTNHALLAIDAIEGAPVLPSHEVLIVDEAHELVGRVTNVATGELNPNQVNRAARRAAKLVDEKVADAFQAGAEGFERVMELALPGRLEALPEDLGYALAALRDAARQVITAIGNTRDRSVQDEDAVRKQALASVETVHGVAERMTGLSEYDVLWCERHDRFGASLRVAPLSVSGLLREKLFADRSVTLTSATLKLGGDFNGVGASLGLAPEGVAGSGAPETDELPVWKGIDVGSPFEYRKQGILYVARHLSPPGREGSRTDMFDELTELVEAAGGRTLGLFSSMRGAQAAAEELRSRLDVPVLLQGEETLGELIRAFAEDPRTCLFGTLSLWQGVDVPGPSCQLVVMDRIPFPRPDDPLMSARQKAVEQGGGNGFMAVAATHAALLMAQGAGRLVRATGDKGVVAVLDPRLATARYGSYLRASLPDFWYTNDRNQVRRSLAAIDAAAKAATAGTAAVGATPGTTAGATGATAKEPEAGSGEQVGADAEG, encoded by the coding sequence ATGACGAAGCCCTCACTCCCCGAGCTCCTGCACGCCGCTGTCGCCGCCGTGGGCGGCACCGAACGGCCGGGCCAGGTGGCCATGGCCGAGGCGGTCGAAGCGGCCATCGACGACGGTTCCCACCTCCTTGTCCAGGCCGGCACCGGCACCGGGAAGTCGCTCGGCTACCTGGTGCCGGCGCTGGCGCACGGGGAGCGGGTGGTGGTCGCGACAGCGACGCTGGCGCTGCAGCGCCAGCTGGTGGAGCGCGACCTGCCCCGTACGGTCGAGGCCCTGCACCCGGTACTGCGCCGCCGCCCCGAGTACGCGATGCTCAAGGGCCGCTCCAACTACCTCTGCCTGCACCGTCTCCACGAGGGCATGCCGAAGGACGAGGAGGAGGCGCTCTTCGACCAGTTCGAAGCGGCGGCACCGTCCAGCAAGCTCGGGCAGGACCTCCTGCGGCTGCGGGACTGGGCGGACGAGACCGAGACGGGCGACCGCGACGGCTTGAGCCCGGGGGTCTCCGACCGTGCCTGGGCGCAGGTCTCCGTCTCCTCCCGCGAGTGTCTCGGCGCGAGCCGCTGTGCCTACGGTGCCGAGTGCTTCGCCGAGACGGCGCGTGAGCGCGCGAAGCTCGCCGACGTCGTCGTCACCAATCACGCCCTCCTCGCGATCGACGCCATCGAGGGCGCCCCCGTGCTTCCCTCGCACGAGGTCCTGATCGTCGACGAGGCGCACGAGCTCGTCGGCCGCGTCACGAACGTGGCCACCGGCGAGCTGAACCCGAACCAGGTCAACAGGGCCGCCCGCCGCGCCGCGAAGCTCGTCGACGAGAAGGTCGCCGACGCCTTCCAGGCCGGGGCCGAGGGCTTCGAACGGGTCATGGAGCTGGCGTTGCCGGGGCGGCTCGAAGCCCTCCCCGAGGATCTCGGGTACGCGCTCGCCGCGCTCCGCGACGCGGCCCGGCAGGTGATCACGGCCATCGGCAACACCCGCGATCGCTCGGTCCAGGACGAGGACGCGGTGCGCAAGCAGGCACTCGCCTCCGTCGAGACCGTGCACGGCGTCGCCGAGCGGATGACCGGCCTCTCCGAGTACGACGTGCTGTGGTGCGAGCGGCACGACCGCTTCGGCGCCTCGCTGCGGGTCGCGCCGCTCTCCGTCTCGGGGCTGCTGCGCGAGAAGCTCTTCGCCGACCGCTCGGTGACGCTCACCTCGGCGACGCTCAAGCTGGGCGGCGACTTCAACGGGGTCGGGGCCTCGCTCGGCCTCGCCCCGGAAGGAGTGGCGGGCTCAGGCGCCCCGGAGACGGACGAACTGCCCGTCTGGAAGGGCATCGACGTCGGCTCGCCCTTCGAGTACCGCAAGCAGGGCATCCTCTACGTGGCGCGCCACCTGTCCCCGCCGGGGCGCGAGGGCTCCCGTACGGACATGTTCGACGAGCTGACCGAGCTGGTCGAGGCCGCGGGCGGTCGCACGCTGGGGCTCTTCTCCTCGATGCGCGGCGCGCAGGCCGCGGCCGAGGAACTGCGCTCCCGGCTCGACGTCCCCGTCCTCCTCCAGGGCGAGGAGACCCTCGGCGAGCTGATCCGCGCCTTCGCCGAGGACCCGCGCACCTGCCTGTTCGGGACGCTGTCCCTGTGGCAGGGCGTGGACGTGCCGGGGCCGAGCTGCCAGCTCGTCGTGATGGACCGGATTCCCTTCCCGCGCCCCGATGACCCCCTGATGAGCGCACGGCAGAAGGCCGTGGAGCAGGGCGGGGGCAACGGCTTCATGGCGGTCGCCGCGACGCACGCGGCCCTGCTGATGGCCCAGGGCGCCGGCCGCCTCGTGCGGGCCACGGGGGACAAGGGAGTGGTCGCGGTTCTCGACCCCCGTCTCGCGACGGCCAGGTACGGGAGCTACCTGCGGGCCTCGCTCCCCGACTTCTGGTACACGAACGACCGCAACCAGGTCCGCCGCTCCCTCGCGGCGATCGACGCGGCTGCGAAGGCGGCGACGGCCGGGACGGCGGCGGTGGGGGCGACGCCCGGGACGACGGCGGGGGCGACGGGCGCGACGGCCAAGGAGCCGGAGGCGGGTTCGGGCGAGCAGGTAGGTGCTGACGCGGAGGGGTGA
- a CDS encoding IucA/IucC family protein, which translates to MLPPVTAPEGPPPYGLFAPAELTPELWREAGQRLLAKMVAEFSYEGLFDPRPEDPESPDVPFHHRAYRLPLGRPEGMSRAGRITDGAVRGGESAGETALLFRAARSAYGHWEIDPGSLRLDTRGVEDTSGAERTGDDRASTGPYPATDPLDFLVRARHVLGLDGATLGHLLRELNATLAADARLLHTALTSADLAELGYAELEGHQTGHPWIVLNKGRLGFSASDAARWAPEGRAEARLPWLAVRTHLATYRGVPGLDTPEQLYAAELAPAVRESFDAVLTGRGLDPADYLYLPVHPWQWDSTVLPLHAAGVAAGDLVPLPSDGARRLPQQSIRTFLNLDDPARHTVKLPLSILNTLVWRGLPTRRTIAAPAVTAWVQSIRDRDPYLREECRVVLLGEVASVAVRHPFYDALPEVPYQYKELLGAIWREPLTPLLDEDERARTLASLLHVDRDGRAFVAELVARSGLAPHDWLRRLFGALLPPLLHFLYRHGTVFSPHGENAIVVFDARDVPTRLAVKDFVDDVNLSARTLPEHEDMPAEVRDILLAEDPAFLPQFIHSGLFVGVFRYLAPLCRAQLGVHDEDFWNLVRAEILAYQARFPELKERFELFELLGPEIERLCLNRNRLHLDGYRDRAERPHAAVDGMVANPLHGDAFRPRVAAAGGLGDGALEGGAAGGEVSDGGLSGGGAAGGEASGEGLSGGGAVGRSGAGGTPSGEGAVGGEPVT; encoded by the coding sequence GTGCTCCCGCCTGTCACCGCCCCCGAAGGCCCCCCGCCGTACGGGCTCTTCGCCCCGGCCGAACTGACCCCCGAGCTGTGGCGCGAGGCCGGGCAGCGGCTCCTCGCCAAGATGGTCGCGGAATTCTCGTACGAGGGCCTCTTCGATCCCCGCCCCGAGGACCCCGAGTCGCCCGACGTCCCCTTCCACCACCGCGCCTACCGGCTGCCGCTGGGGCGGCCGGAGGGGATGTCGCGGGCCGGGAGGATAACGGACGGGGCGGTACGCGGTGGCGAGAGTGCGGGGGAGACCGCGCTTCTCTTCCGCGCCGCCCGCAGCGCCTACGGCCACTGGGAGATCGACCCCGGAAGCCTGCGCCTCGACACAAGAGGGGTCGAGGACACGTCGGGCGCCGAACGCACCGGCGACGACCGCGCTTCCACCGGCCCGTACCCCGCCACCGATCCGCTCGACTTCCTCGTCCGCGCCCGCCACGTCCTCGGCCTCGACGGCGCGACGCTCGGGCACCTGCTGCGCGAGCTGAACGCGACGCTCGCCGCCGACGCGCGCCTTCTCCACACCGCCCTGACCAGCGCGGACCTCGCCGAACTCGGGTACGCGGAGCTGGAGGGGCACCAGACCGGGCATCCCTGGATCGTCCTCAACAAGGGTCGCCTGGGCTTCAGCGCGTCCGACGCCGCGCGCTGGGCCCCGGAGGGCCGCGCCGAGGCCCGCCTGCCGTGGCTCGCCGTCCGCACCCACCTCGCCACCTACCGCGGCGTCCCCGGTCTCGACACGCCCGAGCAGCTCTACGCCGCCGAACTCGCCCCCGCCGTGCGGGAGTCCTTCGACGCGGTCTTGACGGGGCGCGGCCTCGACCCGGCGGACTACCTCTACCTGCCGGTGCACCCCTGGCAGTGGGACAGCACCGTGCTGCCCCTGCACGCCGCGGGCGTCGCCGCGGGCGACCTCGTACCGCTGCCCTCGGACGGCGCCCGCCGCCTGCCGCAGCAGTCCATCCGCACCTTCCTCAACCTGGACGACCCCGCGCGCCACACGGTCAAACTGCCGCTCTCCATCCTCAACACCCTCGTGTGGCGCGGACTGCCTACCCGCCGCACGATCGCCGCGCCCGCCGTCACGGCCTGGGTGCAGTCGATACGCGACCGCGACCCCTATCTGCGCGAGGAGTGCCGCGTCGTCCTGCTCGGCGAGGTCGCCTCCGTCGCCGTGCGCCATCCCTTCTACGACGCGCTGCCCGAGGTCCCGTACCAGTACAAGGAACTCCTCGGCGCGATCTGGCGCGAACCGCTCACCCCGCTCCTCGACGAGGACGAACGCGCGCGGACCCTCGCCTCGCTCCTGCACGTGGACCGCGACGGCCGCGCCTTCGTCGCCGAACTCGTCGCCCGCTCGGGCCTCGCGCCGCACGACTGGCTGCGGCGCCTCTTCGGCGCCCTGCTGCCGCCGCTCCTGCACTTCCTCTACCGCCACGGCACCGTCTTCTCGCCGCACGGCGAGAACGCGATCGTCGTCTTCGACGCGCGCGACGTCCCCACGAGGCTCGCGGTCAAGGACTTCGTCGACGACGTCAACCTCAGCGCGCGAACGCTCCCCGAGCACGAGGACATGCCCGCGGAGGTACGCGACATCCTGCTGGCGGAAGACCCCGCCTTCCTCCCGCAGTTCATCCATTCCGGTCTCTTCGTCGGCGTCTTCCGCTACCTGGCGCCGCTGTGCCGCGCCCAGCTCGGCGTCCACGACGAGGACTTCTGGAACCTGGTACGTGCCGAGATCCTCGCCTATCAGGCGCGCTTTCCCGAGCTGAAGGAGCGCTTCGAGCTCTTCGAACTGCTCGGCCCGGAGATCGAGCGGCTCTGCCTCAACCGCAACCGCCTCCACCTCGACGGCTACCGGGACCGCGCCGAGCGGCCCCACGCGGCGGTGGACGGCATGGTGGCGAACCCGCTGCACGGGGACGCGTTCCGGCCACGGGTGGCGGCGGCCGGCGGGCTGGGGGACGGTGCGCTGGAAGGGGGCGCGGCTGGAGGGGAAGTGTCTGACGGGGGTTTGTCCGGAGGGGGTGCGGCTGGAGGGGAGGCGTCCGGCGAGGGCCTGTCCGGAGGGGGTGCGGTCGGACGGAGCGGAGCGGGAGGGACCCCGTCCGGAGAGGGTGCGGTCGGAGGCGAGCCCGTCACATGA
- a CDS encoding GNAT family N-acetyltransferase, whose protein sequence is MPTADTPVAGPAPGAADSEAPGPGIAGAGGPGPYPEGATPPTDAPPGDWAPVPTPHGLFRLRPVALPRDLVLIAGWMNDPEVAAFWELAGSPEVTEAHVRAQTDGDGRSVPCLGLLDGRPMSYWEIYRADHDVLTPYYPARPYDVGIHLLLGGGTDRGRGLGTELLRAVTSLILAHRPCATRVLAEPDVRNVRSVAAFLRAGYRKDRELELPGKRAALMIRDRAPTPPA, encoded by the coding sequence ATGCCCACAGCGGACACCCCCGTCGCGGGGCCCGCGCCCGGCGCCGCCGACAGCGAGGCGCCGGGCCCCGGCATAGCCGGGGCCGGAGGACCTGGCCCGTACCCCGAAGGCGCGACGCCGCCCACCGACGCCCCGCCCGGCGACTGGGCGCCCGTCCCCACGCCGCACGGCCTCTTCCGCCTGCGGCCTGTCGCGCTGCCGCGCGACCTCGTCCTGATCGCGGGGTGGATGAACGACCCCGAAGTGGCGGCGTTCTGGGAGCTCGCGGGCTCGCCCGAGGTGACCGAGGCCCACGTCCGCGCACAGACCGACGGCGACGGACGCAGCGTGCCCTGCCTCGGACTGCTCGACGGGCGGCCGATGAGCTACTGGGAGATCTACCGCGCCGATCACGACGTCCTCACCCCGTACTACCCCGCGCGACCGTACGACGTGGGCATCCACCTGCTCCTCGGCGGCGGCACGGACCGGGGGAGGGGCCTCGGTACGGAGCTGCTGCGCGCCGTCACGTCGCTGATCCTCGCGCACCGCCCGTGCGCCACCCGCGTCCTCGCCGAACCGGACGTGCGCAACGTCCGCTCCGTCGCCGCGTTCCTGCGCGCCGGCTACCGCAAGGACCGCGAGCTGGAACTGCCCGGCAAACGCGCCGCCCTGATGATCAGGGACCGAGCCCCGACTCCTCCCGCCTGA